In Geopsychrobacter electrodiphilus DSM 16401, a single window of DNA contains:
- a CDS encoding ParM/StbA family protein, which produces MVFVCDLGFSSLKWVYGKKKGRIVSAYRRSHEGLVVGEDALLTSGSSYLKTLEDLVHHYPAFVTEVAAIANVPSETSLVVGLPYGAWVAEKDKDAGVVKTLTRVLNASGWTDVRVLPQGLGGVRLFLNQNQAQTGNILAVDIGFNTVIFTLVDGTSHAIIYGDTFYKRGVHQMATQLLLPTIRDLAPSRTFSPVEISYLIERGYVQYGFERHDITGEIETAAKAYIDDVLCDISGELQAHLGLKASFETVLIFGGGAILIRDIIQAKKVSIEILQEPEYANALGFALAEG; this is translated from the coding sequence ATGGTGTTTGTCTGTGATCTGGGATTTTCTTCATTGAAATGGGTCTATGGTAAAAAGAAAGGGCGGATCGTCTCGGCTTACCGTCGGAGCCATGAAGGTCTAGTCGTTGGGGAAGATGCGCTACTGACCTCTGGTTCAAGTTATCTGAAGACCCTCGAAGACTTGGTGCACCATTACCCGGCGTTCGTAACGGAGGTGGCTGCGATTGCCAATGTCCCGTCTGAAACCTCTCTGGTCGTCGGACTACCCTACGGAGCTTGGGTTGCAGAAAAGGATAAAGATGCTGGCGTAGTGAAAACGTTGACCAGGGTTCTCAATGCGTCCGGCTGGACTGATGTCCGCGTTCTCCCTCAGGGGCTTGGTGGCGTCCGTCTTTTCTTGAACCAGAATCAGGCTCAAACCGGAAATATCCTTGCCGTCGATATTGGATTCAATACGGTTATTTTCACCCTGGTTGATGGTACGTCTCACGCGATTATCTATGGAGATACCTTCTATAAACGAGGTGTTCATCAGATGGCGACTCAATTGTTGTTGCCAACTATCCGTGATCTGGCTCCATCCCGGACCTTTTCTCCCGTTGAAATCAGTTATTTGATCGAGCGGGGATATGTCCAGTATGGGTTTGAGCGTCACGACATCACGGGTGAGATCGAAACGGCCGCCAAAGCCTATATCGACGATGTATTGTGCGACATCAGCGGTGAACTTCAGGCCCATCTCGGTCTCAAGGCGTCCTTTGAGACCGTATTGATTTTCGGCGGTGGAGCGATCTTGATCCGGGACATCATCCAGGCGAAGAAAGTCTCTATCGAGATTCTGCAGGAGCCGGAGTATGCCAATGCGCTTGGTTTTGCTCTGGCAGAGGGTTAG
- a CDS encoding OmpA family protein has translation MRLSACLCMVLCCASPVLASTMCRDAYIDDFSSSTVSSPVTKGFLIQDGCPENHLNARLVSQLTLRFGEQDQSPTENQTIKTAVQSPETPAAGSRRWEILFDFDRADLDMKDLSLLGSVPTGLKVRVEGYTCRLGGEVYNRKLSGRRAAVVAEELEKHGVTVVVQEGRGECCPVSETDLARNRRAVVMEVE, from the coding sequence ATGCGTCTGTCTGCTTGTCTCTGTATGGTGCTTTGTTGCGCTTCGCCGGTATTGGCATCGACCATGTGCCGCGATGCGTACATCGACGATTTCAGTTCATCTACGGTCTCCAGTCCGGTGACGAAGGGTTTTCTGATCCAGGACGGCTGTCCTGAAAATCACCTGAATGCCCGGCTTGTGTCCCAGCTGACTCTCCGTTTCGGCGAACAGGATCAATCCCCCACTGAAAACCAAACGATCAAGACCGCAGTTCAGTCTCCAGAAACGCCAGCGGCAGGTTCCCGACGCTGGGAGATCCTGTTCGATTTCGACCGGGCGGATCTGGATATGAAAGATCTATCCCTTCTGGGCAGCGTACCGACCGGACTGAAGGTTCGAGTTGAGGGCTACACCTGTCGTCTGGGTGGCGAAGTCTACAACCGGAAGCTGTCTGGCCGCCGGGCTGCAGTCGTTGCGGAGGAGCTGGAAAAGCATGGAGTAACGGTCGTTGTTCAAGAAGGACGGGGAGAGTGCTGCCCGGTATCTGAAACAGATCTGGCCCGCAATCGTCGGGCCGTTGTCATGGAGGTTGAGTAA
- a CDS encoding helix-turn-helix domain-containing protein, producing MTLGKKIRSIRGDRTIASFVEGYGICPNTLMNYEAERRKPDAAFLTRLCELEGVEPNWLLGVRETSDTGVQYKRSVLEMVADEATRQATFQIGPKMGKLLTLAYERAAISNAGKRQIEEIVRELLDLLDSYGKKEQGRSERHSEQPQIAC from the coding sequence ATGACGCTTGGCAAGAAAATCCGTTCAATTCGCGGAGACAGGACGATTGCCAGCTTTGTAGAAGGTTATGGGATTTGTCCCAATACATTGATGAACTACGAAGCGGAAAGAAGAAAACCGGATGCTGCCTTTCTGACTAGGCTCTGTGAGCTTGAAGGAGTGGAACCCAACTGGCTTCTTGGGGTTCGCGAAACCAGCGATACTGGCGTCCAGTACAAGAGAAGTGTCCTGGAAATGGTTGCAGACGAAGCGACTAGACAGGCCACTTTTCAGATTGGCCCCAAAATGGGAAAACTACTCACCCTTGCCTATGAACGTGCCGCTATCTCGAATGCCGGGAAACGACAGATCGAAGAGATTGTACGGGAGCTTCTTGATTTGCTGGATTCGTATGGCAAGAAAGAGCAGGGCCGTTCTGAACGTCATTCAGAGCAGCCTCAAATCGCCTGTTGA
- a CDS encoding DsbC family protein: protein MKRVVLSLIILAGFAAPVFAAEEVTDAALNKALQQFSKTLPKTGIDTFKPSPIPSLYQVGAGPQIFYFSPEGYLVFGEIWSQDGKNITAQARDEIVRSNVAKLPFDKALTIGNGAHQVIEFTDPDCPFCRQLDQMLAKRTDLTRHIFFFPLESIHKSARAKARYILCSQDQEAAMREVYQGGLDNQPIPQVGNCEADTLIDENLRAGGSVGVRGTPTLWIDGQRTQGDAKTISSYLNQKGESK from the coding sequence ATGAAGCGTGTTGTCTTGAGTTTGATAATTCTGGCGGGATTTGCTGCGCCGGTGTTTGCCGCCGAGGAGGTGACGGATGCGGCGCTGAACAAAGCGTTGCAACAGTTCTCCAAAACCTTGCCAAAGACGGGTATCGATACATTCAAACCGTCACCAATTCCCAGTCTGTATCAGGTCGGTGCTGGACCACAGATATTCTACTTCTCCCCAGAGGGCTACCTGGTATTCGGGGAAATCTGGAGTCAGGACGGCAAGAACATAACTGCTCAGGCTCGTGACGAGATTGTCCGGTCCAACGTTGCCAAACTACCCTTTGACAAGGCTCTGACCATTGGCAACGGGGCTCATCAGGTAATCGAATTCACCGATCCCGACTGCCCCTTCTGTCGTCAGCTCGACCAGATGCTGGCAAAACGTACCGATCTCACACGACATATTTTTTTCTTCCCCCTGGAATCTATCCACAAGTCAGCACGGGCGAAAGCACGATACATCCTGTGCAGTCAGGATCAGGAAGCAGCCATGCGGGAGGTTTACCAAGGAGGGCTGGACAACCAGCCAATACCCCAAGTTGGAAACTGTGAAGCAGACACCCTGATTGATGAAAATCTTCGGGCCGGAGGTTCTGTCGGAGTGCGGGGGACACCGACACTCTGGATCGACGGCCAGCGGACGCAAGGTGATGCCAAAACGATTTCCTCTTATCTCAACCAGAAGGGAGAAAGTAAATGA